TCAGATAATCTTTCACTGATTTTGCACGGGCATCGGACAGTTTCAAGTTAGCCGCTTCATCACCACGCGTATCGGTATGTCCGCCAATCTCAATTTTAATAGCCGGATTGGCTTTCAGGAAGTCGCGCAATTTGTTCAATTCTACGTATGATTCCGGACGCAGTGTTGCTTTATCCAAATCGAAGAATACGTTACGAAGCGCTGTCGGAGGTCCTGCAACGATCGGGTTCATCGGCACATCCATGTGGAAAGATTCCTGGTTGTCGGCAACTGTCATGTTGAAATTCTGGGAGTAGAAGGTGTATCCCGGATAACTTACGGAGAGTGCATATTCTTCGTTGATAGGAAGAGAAACGGTGAATGTTCCGTTGACCTGGTCAGCCTCCGATTTGATCACTTCAACTCCTGTTTTGATATTTACCAGTGAGAATTTCCCCGGAAGCGGTTTTTTGGTCACCGCATCGAAAACCAATCCGTCGAAATAAAGTGTTTTCACCGGACGGAACTTCTCAGGCAACACGAAATAGTACAGATCCAGTTTCCCGAATCCTCCTTCACGGTCTGAAGCAAAGAATGCAATTTCTCCGTCGGCACTTACCAATAGCGAGTTTTCGTCGGCACTTGAATTGATCGGATATCCTAAGTTTTCAGCTTGTCCCCATTCTCCTTTGTCGTTCATACGGGAAACGAAAATATCCAGTCCGCCCATCCCACGATGTCCCTGCGAAGAGAAATACAGGGTTTTCCCATCCGGGTGTATCAGTACGGATTCTTCCATATATGGAGTATTGATTGTAGAAGGAAGGCGTACAGGCGTATTCCAGGTTCCGTCGTCTTTTAATGTCGAAGTGTAAATGTCTGAATCCGGGATACCGCTTTTAGTCATCACACGACGCACGAAGTAAAGCGTTTTTCCGTCTGCTGACAGGGAAGGCTGTGTTTCCCAGTTCCCGGTATTGATTGCTCCCGGAAGATTTACCGGGTCAACCCATTGATTTCCCAAACGTTTGGTGTAGAACAGATCACAACTTCCTTTTCCTTTGCGGCCTTCACCATAACTTCCTGACTCATCGTCACAAGCCACAAAGATCAGGTTTCTTCCGTCTGCAGAAATAGTAGGAGCTCCTTCGTTTCTCACTGTATTGATGTTTTTA
The window above is part of the Fluviicola sp. genome. Proteins encoded here:
- a CDS encoding OmpA family protein, which gives rise to MKNGLLVLFLLAMASCSTAQMTYSTKNKKAIELYEQARNEPGKSVDPRTHGPNFAGAISLLDKALEKDPNFWEAHMVEAEMYEELNQPYKAIEHYRKAIAINPNPTSGGAVYFYLGTMEYSVGEYENAAKSLTEFTKAKGAHPENVARANQLINDCAFAIEAMKNPTQFKPVNLGPGVNTKDAEYFPTITVDGKTLLFTRRIEDKRVPVYGEQEDFYVSNLSTFKTWETAIPMPKNINTVRNEGAPTISADGRNLIFVACDDESGSYGEGRKGKGSCDLFYTKRLGNQWVDPVNLPGAINTGNWETQPSLSADGKTLYFVRRVMTKSGIPDSDIYTSTLKDDGTWNTPVRLPSTINTPYMEESVLIHPDGKTLYFSSQGHRGMGGLDIFVSRMNDKGEWGQAENLGYPINSSADENSLLVSADGEIAFFASDREGGFGKLDLYYFVLPEKFRPVKTLYFDGLVFDAVTKKPLPGKFSLVNIKTGVEVIKSEADQVNGTFTVSLPINEEYALSVSYPGYTFYSQNFNMTVADNQESFHMDVPMNPIVAGPPTALRNVFFDLDKATLRPESYVELNKLRDFLKANPAIKIEIGGHTDTRGDEAANLKLSDARAKSVKDYLIQQGIEATRLSSKGYGETMPIFTDEAIAKMTKESEKEKAHQENRRTEYKILK